Below is a genomic region from Hyphomicrobium nitrativorans NL23.
CCAGCAGGGGTACGAAATCGTATTTGATCTTATCGCGCTGCGATGCCGGCACGCGTACGAGCACACTGGTTGATCGCAGATACTGGCCGCGTTCGGGTTCGTACTGCAGCGTGTACATGCGGGCCCGATTGATGCCGTGCACACCTGAGGTTTGTTTTTCGATCATGCACATCATGGCCATGCCGTCCTCGAGGTCCTGGCGCGCCCGCATGATTGCGAAGTAGGACTTGCCGCCGCGGGCGGTGGCATAGCCCTCCCAGAGCAGGCGCACTTCGGGAAGGCTGCCGATCTGGGGGCGGTATTGTTCCTCCTCGATGAAGAGGCGAGGTTTTTCGGGATCGTTCTGGAAGCGCAGGGAGACGCGTCCGAGGCGCATGTATCGGCTATTCGTGAGCGAGTGCGCGTAGGTCTGGTAGTGCCCTTCGATGTGCAATGCGCTCTTGGCCATCTTGGGACCGTTGGTGCCGTAGAAGAGGGCCAAGTCGAGATCGCACTCGGGCAATGTATGGGGCAGAAGCGTACGATCCTGTGACCGGACGAAGGCAGTGAGCACATCGCGGGTGTGCGAGCTGATGGGCCGGCCGCTCATGGCGTGACAGACGGCATTGTAGGAAATACCGGTGGGGCTACCGTAGCGATCCGGGTTCTTGTTGATCAAATTGCGAACGTTATTGGCGTTCCAGAGCTCCCGATTCTCTTCTCGCAATTTCCGAAGCGCTTTCTTCAGTGCCGGATCGGCCCGTCCGCGCATGGCAGTCTCCCCCTTGGCGTCGCTGCGTGGAGAGTGTCGCTGATTCACTTCTGGCGCAAGGAAGAGGTGAACGGATGGACCGTAAAAGGAGAATGGCTCGGTAATCAGGGGAGCCATTACGCCGCTAGGATTCCTGCAGTTCCCGCAAGGACGGGAACGCTCAAGCAGGAGCAGACCTCATGATCGACGTGACAAGACTTGCCGGCAGCGCGGGTGTTCTTGCCGGCGCGGCGCTTCTCTGGTGTGCCGGTTCCTATGTGGCCGCACCGACCATTGGCGAGCGGTTGGTCGTCAAGGGCGGGGAGATTGCGCGCTGCACGGCTGCGCTCAAGAGCGCTGCGGCAGAAAGCACCGAAGCGGCCATCGCAGCCGTACCCAAGCCGCGCCAGATCCCCGACACGGGCGCTGCCATGCGGCAGATCATGGGCAGCATTTTCGGCGGGTATCCGGGGGGCAACGCATACATGCAGCGTTATGGCGGGCAGTTCGAGCAATTCGGCCGAAGCATCGCGGCACCGCTTGAAGCGCAGGTCGACGCGGCGCGCGAAGACTACAACGCGGTTGTGTCGCGTGTGCGTCAGGTGGGGGAGCTCAACGCTGCGGCATCGGGCGATGTCTGTACCTGCCGCGCGCGCGCGGTGATCAACAGCGCCGACGGCCGATCGGGTGTTGCGTGGCATGTAGGGTCGCTCGGCTTCATCAGCGCATTCCCGGTCAGTGATTGGCAAAGCGCCATGCGCCGCCCCGAGATCATCAGCCAGTGCGAGGTGCGCGCATGACGGAGTTCTATCGCTGCGGCAGATGGGCCGTGACGCCGGATCGTGTCGAGACCCCGCGCAAGGACTTCGATACGCGCAGCATCACGGCCGTCGAAGTCTCGCGCATGCCCTTCTGGAGTGCTTTGGGCCTTGCGGCCGGGGCGGTCCTTACGACGTTCTTTCTGCATCACATTCTCTACCTGTCGGAGATTGCGGGCGTGCTGCTCGCATCGGGCGTCGGTGTGTTTGCGGCCTCGCAGGTCGGCACCATGCAGGTGAGCGGCGCGAGCTGGCGCGGCACCGAGACCGGCTACGTGTGGGGCCCGTTGTGGCGGCTTGAGGCCATGCGGTCTGCCATCCGAGCGGCACAGGTGGCTCACCGGACCGAAATCGGGCGCGACCTGCACGAGGGGAGGTGATCATGGAGGCGGCACACGGGACGTTGCTGCGTACGATCAACAGACATTGTCTTTCGGTCATTGTCTGCGGGGGCATTGGCTGGGCGCTGCTCTCGGCTCACGATCCCATGGCGCAGATTTTGGGCCACGGATTGATTGTGCTGGCTGGCATTTCGCTGATCTCGGCCGCACGCTGTTTCTGGCAGGACGTCCGTGTTCGGCGGCAGCTGCATGTCTTTCGCACGCAAGGAGCGGGCCTTCACACGGCCCGATGGGCGAATGAGGCTGAGATGGCGGCGGCCGGCATGTTCGACGGCATCGGCCGACCGCTCGGACTGACGATGAGCGGTCGCGCCCTTTTCGAGCCGCACCGGCTGCATCCGGTTCATAGTAAGGTGATTGCGACCAGCGGCGCCGGCAAGACGATCGGCGCGGTCGTAACGGCGATCATGCATCAGGCCCTGTCGCCGAACCGGCCGTCGATGGTGATCTTCGACGTCAAGGGAGAGCTGGCCGGTCAATGTGCCGGCGCCTTGCGACGGGCCGGCATCGAGGTTGCCGTTGTCGACGATACCGATGTGCTGCGCTGGCGTCCGGCCACTCGGCTCAATCCGTTCGGCCTGATTGTGCGCGCGGCGCGACACGGCCTTCAGGAGCTGGCCACGCTCGTTCGGATCGCGGCCCTCACGCTCGAGCCCGAGCCTGAGGGAGATGCCCGCAACAAGTACTTCAGAGACGGCCCCCGGGATCTTCTGCGCTTCGTCATTGAGCATCTGGCCCGCATTTGTCCGGAGGACTGTACGCCGTCGGCCGCCTGCCACGTGCTTGGTTCGGACGATCTTCTGGATCCCGCGCTCGAAGAGGAGGCGGTGCACGATAGCGCGCTGGGCCTCCTGGCGCGGCGGCTGATAGAGAAGCGGTGTCAGAACCCGCAGCACTTTGCGGACTTCCGCAGCACCGCGTTGCAGCGTCTCGAGGTTTACGAAGAGGGCGGCCTGTTATGGGAGGCGGGGAGTGCGGCGAACCTCGCGCACGAAGAGATCCGCTCCCGCCAGATCGTCGTGTTCCTGGTGGCGGGCCTGCAGCATCTGCGCGACATCCGCCCGCACTACATTCTGCATCTGGCGGCCTTCCTGCACGTGGCCAAGGAGCCGGGGCGGAGGGTCGAGTTCATCATCGACGAGTTCACCAACGCGCCGGTCGCCGGTCTGGTTGAGGACCTGACCATCATACGCCAGTTCGGTTCGCGCGTTCTGTTGGTGGCCCAGGCCGAGAGCGAAATTGAGCGTCAGTTCACCGACAAGTCGGCTCGCACCATTGATACCCTGACCGCCATCAAACAGGTGATGGGCGTGAGCACGTGGGACGAGGCCCGGCGCGTGAGCGAGGCCTTGGGTCGAACGCATCATGTGGTGGCGAGCTACGGGCACACACCGCGCGAGGAGCAGCTGTCGACTACGTTCAGCGATCAGGGCCGCCCGCTGATGTCACCGGAGGAGGTGCTGGCGCTACCACGTCATGAGCAGATCATTTTCTGTGACGGCTTGAAGCCCATTCGTGCGCGCAAACTCTACCAGAATGAGATCGCACCGATTTGCGACATGCTCGATCAGAATCCACTCGAAGCAGCCAAGCTGCCGTCCGAACCGATCGTCGACATCAGCTACGGAGAGCCGGTATGAGCCAGCATAACGTCGTCAGGATCGTCCGCCCAGTGGCTCAGGAGACGCATGCCGACACACGCTTCCGGGTTCTGTCACCGCGCCATGTTTTGTGGCTGTCATGGCCGCTTGCAGCATGTCTCGTCTATTTCGCACTCGGGCTGCCGTATCTGAGATTTTCCTACACCTATCGCGAGACTGATGTTGGGCCCCATTACAGCCGCTGCACGTACTGGGCGCCTTGGGGGCGGCACGAGCGCCGTCCATCCGGCGGCCAATGTCCGCTGATCGGCTTTCATCGGTCTTGAGGTGGCAACGGCTATGGAGTCTTTCCGCCCGCATCTGAAGGATCGTTTGCGTCGCGCGTTCCGCGAGGGAAGCGAGCAGGAGCTCATGCGCCGCGCCCGCACGCCCGACCAGATCACGCGCATACGCGAGATTGGAGAGAGGTCCGCGACCCGCATCAACAGAGCCCAGCATTTGTTTCGGGAGCTCTACGAGGCTCGGATTGGTCGCGAGACGAAGCGACTGATGAACGAGCGTGCGGCCCTGAAGAGAGAGCTCAAGTTGTCAGGCATCCGCAGTGATGCCTTTGATGGTGTCTCGCTGCGTCATGCGGCAGAGCGCGCGGCGCGGCAACGTCAGGAGCAGCTCGTTGCCCGCATCCGGCAGGCGTCCGATCAGCAAAAGCGCGCGGTCGTCGGCTTGCCGGACCGTAGAAATGGGAACGTGCGAGAACCATTGCGGGCGGTGTTCGAGCGCACGCGGCAAAGATCCTGATGCAGGAGCAATATGAAAGGAGCGCACAATGTTCGACGATCGGATGTTCGGCAAGCTCAGCGGTATCAAGCCGCTGTCCCTTGACGAACGCAAGGCATTGCGCGAGCGAATGAGTTCGGACTGGGACCGACGCACCTTTGATCGCATTGAGCGCGCGCACCAGCCGACACCACCGCCGGCTGAAGATGATCTGGGCCGTCCGCTCACCCGCGAAAGCAAGGCGGTTTGGGCCTTCGGCAACGAACTCAACCGTCGTGTTGAGGCACGCGAGCTGCGCAGTTTGGCCGAGCGTGTCCAAGAGCGTGAGCGGCAACGGCTCGACCGCCGTCAGACGCGTCAACGCTGAGGAGGGGAGGACACCATCATGTCGGACATCACCAACACAAACGCGGTTTCCTACCTCGATACGAAGGAGGCGGCAGCCTTTGTCCGCCTCTCACCGCGCACGCTCGAGCGCATGCGCGTCGAAGGCGCGGGGCCGAAGTTCCTTAAGGCGGGTCGGGGCATCCGCTCGCGCGTGCTCTACCGAGAGGAGGATCTGAGAACTTGGGTCGAAGCCATCACCTACGGCTCGACCTCCGAGTATGGCACCAAGTGAGAGTGGGCGTTGGCGCGATACAGCACAGAGATGGCGGAGCAGAACATCATCTCGGTGTTCGCTTCGTCTTCGATCGGACCAAGATATCCGGCGGATCAGAAGCCAGACCCAGAGAGCGAGTGCGGAAATCAATGCGGCTCATCTATACTCCCCGTCTTATGAGGGCAGCGTTGTCCCATAAGGAGACATCAATACGCTCGCTTCATTGATTGCGAAACTGAGATTCGCAGATCTCCTCATCTGCCAACTTCAGACATGCGCCGTCAATAGTCGCTTGCGATTTCGCTCTCGAACAGGGCCTTCGCATCGTCGGCAGCCTGTATCGCGACCCGAACCCGGTTGTCCGTCAAATCGATAACCCGCAACTTATCGCCGACTTTGGCAATCGATTCGATCCGGCGATACTGCGCCCGATGAGTCTGGGCATATTTTGCCAGACCGCGCAGCTTCGGAATCGCGTCGCTGAACTGAGTGCCATGCGGGTCAATAATATCGGTTCCGATGGAGCCGTCGGCCATTTTGGCGAACACCAGGAAATCGGGTCTCATTATCCGCACCTCGCCGCCGGCCTCATAGGTAATGCCCAGAGAATCCTGGCTCGATCTCGACGGATTGCGATACCAGGCAATGAACCCATCCCGCTCCATTTCTTTGGCTAGGACAGCGACTTCCCACGAATTGAACTCCGCAGGGAACATGCCATCTTCCCTGCAGAGTAGATGATGCTCGTATGTGCTCAACGGGGTTTCTGTTCCATCCGCATTAAGTGCGGTGGTCGGCACGATCCAATTATTAGGCTTCACAAGGTCGACGTCCGCAGGCTCGGCGCTCATCTCCTGGATCTGTCGATACGACTCTTGCCGTTCGTCGGACAAGCTCTTGATGGCAACCCGATATTTGTTTAGCCACGCCTTGGAGAGCTTTTCAGCCTCACCGTCGAGATAGTCCTTAATCTCAGGCACCAAAGCCATTGCGGCGATGTTGGCGCGTGCCTCCATCAAGGCCTCTTCCTCGGCCTCCGCGTCGTCGTTCTGTTTTGCGAGGTATTCAGCATACGTGCGCGCCAAGTCCGGACTGACGACGCGTGCCGCACGCCGATAAATATTCTCGATGACCGCGTAGTCAGCCTCCTCCAGAAAGTCATCGAACGACATGTCCTTGTTCTGCAGGTCGGCTCGCACTGTGATGCCTTGGACCCCAAGAACTGACTTTCGAGCAGCTGCAATCTGATCTCGGTAGCGTGACTGGGCAGCATCCAGAACTTTGTGCATCTCGGCGTGCGCCGTCCTTCCTGCGTCCGCCAGCAAACTGTCCGATGCAAGTTCGTGAGCCAGAGCCGTGAGCCGCTTCACGGGCTTCGCAGCCTTTTGCGGTGGCCGTTGCGACGGCAGCGAGATCAACTTCTCCCAGACGGCCTCGGGCACGGCAGGGTTCGGACTCATCCCGTGCGGATTGATCAACACGCGCCGGCCGGGGAGGTCGGCTTCACCAGCTTCTGCCCCACCCTTCATGAGGGCTTTGGCGACGTCCGACACGGTCTTCCTGTCGAAGCGCGGCAAAAGACAATCGACCGAATTGAGCCGCTCGTTGCCCGGAATGCGCCGCGCAAGCGGCGTCCGAACAATCCGCCCCAGCAACTGCGTGATATACGTATGGTCTTGAGCAGGACGGAATGAAATCATGACTTCCGCGCGGGGGCAGTCCCATCCGGTGCTGATCGCATCCTTCGCAATGAGTATCCGCACCCAATCCGACTCCTGCACCCGCTCTGGCGAGATATAAGGCACTTGATAAGGACCAAAGCTCTGTGTCGTGTGCTCGCCAAAGACGTGCGCGATGGCATCGGTCGGCAACTCCGGCCATTGCTCGAATATCGCGCTGAGGGCTCGTCCAATTTCGTCGTGATCCGGAGCGTTTGGCACTTGCAGC
It encodes:
- a CDS encoding type IV secretory system conjugative DNA transfer family protein; this encodes MEAAHGTLLRTINRHCLSVIVCGGIGWALLSAHDPMAQILGHGLIVLAGISLISAARCFWQDVRVRRQLHVFRTQGAGLHTARWANEAEMAAAGMFDGIGRPLGLTMSGRALFEPHRLHPVHSKVIATSGAGKTIGAVVTAIMHQALSPNRPSMVIFDVKGELAGQCAGALRRAGIEVAVVDDTDVLRWRPATRLNPFGLIVRAARHGLQELATLVRIAALTLEPEPEGDARNKYFRDGPRDLLRFVIEHLARICPEDCTPSAACHVLGSDDLLDPALEEEAVHDSALGLLARRLIEKRCQNPQHFADFRSTALQRLEVYEEGGLLWEAGSAANLAHEEIRSRQIVVFLVAGLQHLRDIRPHYILHLAAFLHVAKEPGRRVEFIIDEFTNAPVAGLVEDLTIIRQFGSRVLLVAQAESEIERQFTDKSARTIDTLTAIKQVMGVSTWDEARRVSEALGRTHHVVASYGHTPREEQLSTTFSDQGRPLMSPEEVLALPRHEQIIFCDGLKPIRARKLYQNEIAPICDMLDQNPLEAAKLPSEPIVDISYGEPV
- a CDS encoding DEAD/DEAH box helicase, giving the protein MKFTLKDYQAEAVRDVLDRFQKAKRRWHEDRDRHAFSLTATTGAGKTVMAAAVFETLFHGDDEYDFEADPSAVVIWFSDDPALNEQTRVRLQQASDRLTLHDMEIVEAPLGYDKFKVGKIYFLNTQKLSRTSLLVRGHDPVEEFAKRGTSFPELRPDMQSHTIWDIIQNSIEDPSLTLYLVLDEAHRGMGRPTTAQQNARTTIVQRLINGAGAVPAMPIVWGISATVDRFNAAMANAQGRSTLPNVLVDSAKVQDSGLLKDTIILDIPEQSGPFDTVLMRRATDKIKEATAAWADYSRHQSDTELVNPLMVLQVPNAPDHDEIGRALSAIFEQWPELPTDAIAHVFGEHTTQSFGPYQVPYISPERVQESDWVRILIAKDAISTGWDCPRAEVMISFRPAQDHTYITQLLGRIVRTPLARRIPGNERLNSVDCLLPRFDRKTVSDVAKALMKGGAEAGEADLPGRRVLINPHGMSPNPAVPEAVWEKLISLPSQRPPQKAAKPVKRLTALAHELASDSLLADAGRTAHAEMHKVLDAAQSRYRDQIAAARKSVLGVQGITVRADLQNKDMSFDDFLEEADYAVIENIYRRAARVVSPDLARTYAEYLAKQNDDAEAEEEALMEARANIAAMALVPEIKDYLDGEAEKLSKAWLNKYRVAIKSLSDERQESYRQIQEMSAEPADVDLVKPNNWIVPTTALNADGTETPLSTYEHHLLCREDGMFPAEFNSWEVAVLAKEMERDGFIAWYRNPSRSSQDSLGITYEAGGEVRIMRPDFLVFAKMADGSIGTDIIDPHGTQFSDAIPKLRGLAKYAQTHRAQYRRIESIAKVGDKLRVIDLTDNRVRVAIQAADDAKALFESEIASDY
- a CDS encoding helix-turn-helix domain-containing protein, which produces MSDITNTNAVSYLDTKEAAAFVRLSPRTLERMRVEGAGPKFLKAGRGIRSRVLYREEDLRTWVEAITYGSTSEYGTK